One genomic region from Merismopedia glauca CCAP 1448/3 encodes:
- a CDS encoding P-II family nitrogen regulator, whose amino-acid sequence MSSPLAHGILVTIIGEAVLQDRLIHLLTKLGVSGYTIVPAQGAGSHGKRMGDMAGYNTNIEIKTIVDPETSAQLLEDLKPFQATHALIAFQQKVEGLFD is encoded by the coding sequence ATGTCCTCTCCCTTAGCCCACGGTATTCTCGTCACGATTATTGGTGAAGCTGTCTTGCAGGATCGCCTGATTCATCTACTAACCAAGCTTGGGGTGTCTGGATATACGATCGTTCCGGCACAGGGTGCAGGGAGTCATGGTAAACGGATGGGCGATATGGCTGGTTATAACACCAACATTGAAATCAAAACCATTGTCGATCCAGAGACATCTGCCCAATTGCTAGAAGACCTGAAGCCATTTCAGGCTACTCATGCCTTGATTGCGTTCCAGCAAAAGGTAGAAGGTCTGTTTGACTAG